One Acidobacteriota bacterium genomic region harbors:
- a CDS encoding LacI family transcriptional regulator: MRNATIRDVAERAGVSVATVSRVLNSTSQVRGETAQRVLEATEALDYVPHVGARSLSTRRTSTVGVLLPDLHGEFFSEVIRGIDSAARRTGYHLLVSGSHSDWTEMSAVLGATRGRVDGIIVMAPDRDAEAVRIHLPRGVPAVLLNCHADSIPSISVDNKGGSRAMVRHLVSLGHKRIAFIRGPEANADAWERLQGYRTEMRRTGDRDEDLELAGDFTEEGGFAAAGVALALDPRPTAIFAANDAMAVGALGALREQGIDVPGAMAVAGFDDIPIARFMAPPLTTVGVEISEFGRRAFNLLQDVLSGDERALRSETVSTRLVIRESCGGAVDPRLKVNQKRKPVTKRRAE; encoded by the coding sequence GTGCGCAACGCGACCATCCGAGACGTCGCGGAGCGGGCCGGCGTCTCGGTCGCAACCGTCTCCCGGGTTCTCAACTCCACCTCACAGGTACGTGGTGAAACAGCCCAGCGTGTGCTCGAAGCCACCGAAGCGCTCGATTACGTCCCGCACGTCGGTGCGCGGAGTCTCTCGACTCGCCGGACCAGTACGGTCGGCGTGCTCCTCCCCGACCTCCACGGCGAGTTCTTCTCCGAGGTGATTCGAGGAATCGATTCGGCGGCGAGGCGAACCGGCTATCACCTCCTCGTGTCTGGTTCCCACAGCGACTGGACCGAGATGTCAGCCGTGCTGGGAGCGACGAGAGGTCGAGTCGACGGCATCATCGTGATGGCCCCCGACCGCGATGCGGAGGCGGTGCGGATTCATCTCCCGCGGGGAGTTCCGGCGGTTCTTCTGAATTGCCACGCCGACTCGATTCCGTCGATCAGCGTCGACAACAAGGGAGGAAGTCGTGCGATGGTGAGGCATCTCGTCTCGCTGGGACACAAACGGATTGCGTTCATTCGCGGTCCGGAGGCGAACGCCGATGCGTGGGAGCGTCTGCAGGGTTACCGCACGGAGATGCGGCGGACGGGTGATCGGGACGAGGATCTCGAGCTCGCCGGGGATTTCACCGAAGAGGGGGGATTCGCGGCAGCAGGCGTCGCGCTCGCGCTCGACCCGAGGCCGACGGCGATCTTCGCGGCCAATGACGCGATGGCGGTCGGAGCGCTCGGTGCTCTGCGCGAGCAGGGAATCGACGTTCCAGGCGCGATGGCGGTCGCGGGATTCGACGACATCCCGATCGCACGATTCATGGCCCCTCCTCTGACGACCGTCGGGGTCGAGATCTCGGAGTTCGGCCGGCGTGCCTTCAATCTTCTCCAGGACGTTCTCTCGGGCGACGAGAGAGCTCTTCGCAGCGAAACGGTCTCGACAAGACTCGTGATCAGGGAATCGTGCGGGGGTGCTGTCGATCCCCGCCTGAAAGTCAACCAGAAACGAAAACCAGTAACGAAGAGGAGAGCAGAATGA
- a CDS encoding DUF2442 domain-containing protein, translated as MKSAQPGTATSRAEVTNISPNGIWLLLDERELFLSFTEFPWFRDAPVSRILEVETPSSGHLYWPGLDIDLSVESIDHPERFPLVARP; from the coding sequence ATGAAATCCGCACAGCCTGGAACCGCCACTTCTCGAGCAGAAGTGACTAACATCTCGCCAAACGGAATCTGGCTTCTGCTCGACGAGCGAGAGCTTTTTCTTTCATTTACGGAGTTCCCGTGGTTCAGGGATGCTCCCGTCAGCAGGATTCTGGAAGTGGAAACGCCGAGCAGTGGGCATCTTTACTGGCCTGGCCTGGATATCGACCTCTCTGTCGAGTCCATCGACCATCCGGAGCGGTTTCCGCTGGTGGCACGTCCCTGA
- a CDS encoding type IV pilus twitching motility protein PilT, whose amino-acid sequence MSQPTQKIDRFLKLMTDRGASDFHLTVGRPPMLRVSGSMEPIRYRTLTEGDFVDMVRPVTPDRLWKEFEESGDLDYSYELPGVARYRVNVFRQQRGSGAVFRIIPSKIMTIDQLGLPAQVRRIAKLRSGLVLVTGPTGSGKSTTLAAIIDLINSTRTLHIITIEDPIEFVHPAKNCLIHQREIGTHATSFAEALRAAAREDPDLILVGEMRDLETISMALSAAEKGTLVFGTLHTNNAAKTMDRIISVFPSGEQEGIRNVLGETIRAVVAQQLLPKVGGGRVASLEILFGSPALGNIIREGKTSQITSLIQMGTKEGMIDMDGSIMKHLEEGRVSARAAYDKAIDKEQFKDYLEKEKESAAGA is encoded by the coding sequence ATGAGCCAGCCGACGCAGAAGATCGACCGATTCCTCAAGCTGATGACTGACCGCGGCGCATCCGACTTTCATCTGACGGTCGGCCGCCCGCCGATGCTGCGAGTGTCGGGCTCGATGGAGCCGATCCGGTACCGGACCCTCACCGAGGGGGACTTCGTCGACATGGTCCGCCCGGTGACCCCCGACCGGCTCTGGAAGGAGTTCGAGGAGAGCGGCGATCTCGACTATTCGTACGAACTGCCGGGGGTCGCGCGCTACCGCGTGAACGTCTTCCGCCAGCAGCGCGGCAGCGGAGCGGTGTTCCGGATCATCCCGTCGAAGATCATGACGATCGATCAACTCGGCCTGCCGGCGCAGGTGAGGAGAATCGCGAAGCTGCGGAGCGGGCTCGTTCTCGTGACGGGGCCTACGGGCTCGGGCAAGTCGACCACGCTCGCGGCGATCATCGACCTCATCAACTCGACCCGGACGCTTCACATCATCACGATCGAGGACCCGATCGAGTTCGTCCATCCGGCGAAGAACTGTCTCATTCACCAGCGCGAGATCGGGACGCACGCGACGAGCTTCGCAGAGGCGCTGAGGGCTGCGGCGCGGGAAGATCCGGATCTGATCCTGGTCGGCGAGATGCGCGATCTCGAGACGATCTCGATGGCGCTCTCGGCCGCGGAGAAGGGGACGCTCGTCTTCGGGACCCTTCACACGAACAACGCGGCAAAGACGATGGACCGAATCATCAGCGTCTTTCCCTCGGGCGAGCAGGAGGGAATCCGCAACGTCCTCGGCGAGACGATCCGGGCGGTCGTGGCGCAGCAGCTGCTGCCGAAGGTGGGCGGCGGGCGGGTGGCCTCGCTCGAGATCCTCTTCGGCTCCCCGGCGCTGGGGAACATCATTCGCGAAGGGAAGACCTCGCAGATCACCTCGCTGATTCAGATGGGGACGAAGGAGGGGATGATCGACATGGACGGCTCGATCATGAAGCACCTCGAGGAGGGTCGCGTGTCGGCGCGCGCCGCCTACGACAAGGCGATCGACAAGGAACAGTTCAAGGACTACCTCGAGAAGGAAAAGGAATCGGCCGCGGGGGCGTGA